A section of the Flavobacterium ardleyense genome encodes:
- the bioB gene encoding biotin synthase BioB produces MSTIKHNWTKEEIIEIYNRPLMDLLYEAATTHRLHHDPNVVQVSTLLSIKTGGCPEDCGYCPQAARYHTKVEGNDLMSVSQVKAQALRAKAGGSSRVCMGAAWRNVKDGAEFDDVLEMVRTINKLDMEVCCTLGMLTENQAHRLAEAGLYAYNHNLDTSEEYYKEVISTRGFNDRLQTIENVRKTNVTVCSGGIIGMGESVEDRAGMLVALATLDPQPESVPINALVPVEGTPMEEEKPVEIWEMIRMVATARIVMPETQVRLSAGRTNMSREGQAMCFFAGANSIFAGDKLLTTPNPDVNEDMKMFETLGMITQKPFTKISQPKTVEASDSQFESLGEKPKWTRPEHKIERNLEHSGKK; encoded by the coding sequence ATGAGTACTATTAAGCACAACTGGACTAAGGAAGAAATTATTGAGATCTACAATAGACCTTTGATGGATCTTCTTTATGAAGCTGCTACCACACACCGACTTCACCACGATCCTAATGTTGTACAAGTTTCGACTTTGCTTTCTATAAAAACTGGTGGTTGTCCTGAAGATTGTGGCTATTGCCCACAAGCTGCGAGATATCATACAAAAGTGGAAGGAAATGATCTTATGTCTGTCTCTCAAGTGAAAGCGCAGGCTTTACGAGCAAAAGCGGGTGGATCTTCACGTGTATGCATGGGTGCTGCTTGGCGAAATGTAAAAGACGGTGCCGAATTTGACGATGTACTTGAAATGGTGCGTACCATCAATAAACTTGATATGGAGGTATGTTGTACGTTGGGAATGTTGACCGAAAATCAGGCGCACAGGCTTGCCGAAGCTGGTTTGTATGCCTACAATCACAATTTAGATACGTCTGAAGAATATTATAAAGAAGTAATTTCGACTAGAGGATTTAACGATCGTCTTCAAACCATCGAAAACGTACGTAAAACGAACGTTACGGTGTGCAGCGGTGGAATTATCGGAATGGGCGAAAGTGTTGAAGACAGAGCGGGAATGCTTGTTGCTTTGGCTACTTTGGACCCTCAACCAGAATCGGTGCCAATTAATGCACTTGTTCCGGTAGAAGGAACGCCAATGGAAGAAGAAAAACCTGTTGAGATTTGGGAAATGATCAGAATGGTGGCTACGGCTAGAATTGTGATGCCAGAAACTCAGGTAAGGTTGTCTGCTGGAAGAACAAATATGAGTCGTGAAGGACAGGCAATGTGCTTCTTTGCTGGAGCGAATTCGATTTTTGCCGGTGATAAATTGTTAACTACTCCAAATCCTGATGTAAACGAAGACATGAAAATGTTTGAGACTTTGGGAATGATAACTCAAAAACCTTTTACAAAAATCTCTCAACCAAAAACTGTCGAAGCATCAGATTCTCAATTTGAATCGCTTGGCGAAAAGCCAAAATGGACGCGTCCTGAGCATAAAATCGAAAGAAATCTTGAGCATTCAGGAAAGAAATAA
- a CDS encoding bifunctional riboflavin kinase/FAD synthetase: protein MKVFNSIKSFSCSKKTIATIGTFDGVHIGHRKILDKLIASAKDSNYESLLLTFFPHPRMVVQPEADIKLLNTIDEKKILLEEIGLDNLIIHPFDKDFSNIEAEEFVKTVLVDRFNIQKIIIGYDHRFGKNRSADINDLIRFGEKYNFEVEQIEVKELNDVSISSTKIRIALENGNIKLANNYLGYNYSIAGTVVKGKQLGRTIGYPTANINILESYKLIPKTGVYAATASINGKRICGMMNIGFNPTVDGKLMTVEINFFDFEADLYGEFLQIDVLQRLRDEKKFESLAELKNQLSYDALSARSIFKLD, encoded by the coding sequence TTGAAAGTCTTTAATTCCATAAAATCTTTTAGTTGCAGCAAAAAAACCATTGCTACTATCGGCACATTTGACGGCGTGCATATTGGGCATCGTAAAATTTTGGATAAACTCATAGCATCTGCAAAAGACTCAAATTACGAAAGTCTTCTGCTCACCTTTTTTCCACATCCAAGAATGGTTGTACAACCTGAGGCTGACATAAAACTTCTCAACACTATTGACGAAAAAAAAATCCTGCTCGAGGAAATTGGGTTGGATAATTTAATCATTCATCCTTTCGATAAAGATTTCTCAAATATTGAAGCAGAAGAATTTGTAAAAACCGTCTTGGTGGATCGCTTTAACATTCAAAAGATAATTATTGGATATGATCATCGGTTTGGTAAAAATAGAAGTGCAGATATTAACGACTTAATTCGATTTGGCGAAAAATATAATTTTGAAGTAGAACAGATCGAGGTTAAAGAGCTCAATGATGTCTCTATCAGTTCAACAAAGATCCGAATCGCTTTAGAAAACGGGAACATTAAACTTGCCAATAACTACCTAGGATATAACTATAGCATTGCCGGGACAGTTGTAAAGGGCAAACAATTAGGCAGAACAATTGGGTATCCCACTGCCAACATAAATATTTTAGAATCGTATAAACTCATTCCAAAAACCGGAGTCTACGCCGCTACTGCGAGCATTAACGGCAAAAGAATTTGTGGAATGATGAATATTGGTTTTAACCCGACGGTTGACGGAAAATTAATGACAGTTGAAATAAATTTCTTCGATTTTGAAGCTGATCTTTACGGCGAATTTTTGCAAATTGATGTCTTACAGAGACTTAGGGACGAGAAAAAATTTGAATCTCTTGCTGAACTTAAAAATCAGTTATCATACGATGCATTAAGTGCTAGATCCATTTTCAAACTAGACTAA
- a CDS encoding T9SS type A sorting domain-containing protein, translating to MKRTNTLFHVLLVAAMFTFGSTQAQKAPTAFGKTLAPESINPENGFVRCITNEYEKHLQDSDSSRMNDAQFEAWIAPYVDRYKTDPVYRSENAGIITIPVVVHVIHSGQAVGVAPNITDSQVLSQITAMNNDYRKMAGTRGANSHPAGADTMIQFALAKSDPDGNPTNGVNHVNLCQESWSTTEINTIVKPTTIWDPMQYLNMWSVNFSDASLLGYAQFPSGSGLPGMQANGGPANSDGVVSNYATFGSSDFNDGTFIMSAPYDKGRTMTHEVGHWLGLRHIWGDSACGNDYCADTPTAHTANYNCNPNIADCDGTGVEMVQNYMDYTNDTCMNIFTQDQKARMVAVMNNSVRRMTLKTSTKDQPIALFATDAKLKLDESCTAVASCEVAPVAVKAYITNVGTSPITSAVITYTFNNGAPQTFTFTGNIAPTNSTMVSLPFEATDSGVVNATITTVNGTTDQRITNNTSEGIYLLPTSPIAYEVNKVQFNLKRDNYASETTWNLKNAAGTILYSGGPWTNQNNPPLLTEEWTLPADGCYVFTINDSYGDGLIGSGYYNIKTLTGQTIAAGGQFGNKQTKVFATAEALGTNSFDAANTIQLYPNPTRNTMTISVSHSTETPDNYSIYNTIGQQISSQKITSNSDLTINTSALSTGVYFIKLSKGTATKTLRFIKE from the coding sequence ATGAAACGAACTAATACCCTATTTCACGTTCTTCTAGTAGCTGCCATGTTTACCTTTGGAAGCACTCAAGCTCAGAAAGCACCAACTGCTTTTGGAAAAACATTAGCGCCAGAAAGCATAAATCCTGAAAATGGTTTTGTGAGATGTATCACAAATGAATACGAAAAACACTTACAAGATTCTGATTCTTCACGTATGAATGATGCTCAGTTTGAAGCATGGATCGCTCCTTATGTAGATAGATACAAAACTGATCCTGTTTACAGATCTGAAAATGCGGGCATCATTACTATTCCAGTTGTAGTTCATGTTATTCACAGTGGACAAGCAGTAGGTGTTGCTCCTAATATTACAGACTCTCAAGTGCTATCGCAAATAACTGCAATGAACAACGATTATCGCAAAATGGCTGGTACACGTGGTGCAAATTCACACCCTGCTGGCGCGGATACTATGATTCAGTTTGCTCTTGCAAAATCAGATCCAGATGGAAATCCAACCAACGGTGTAAACCACGTAAATCTTTGTCAAGAATCTTGGAGCACAACAGAAATTAATACTATAGTAAAACCTACCACAATTTGGGATCCGATGCAGTACCTTAATATGTGGTCTGTAAATTTTAGTGATGCATCTCTTTTAGGATACGCACAGTTTCCATCAGGATCTGGCTTACCAGGTATGCAAGCAAATGGTGGCCCAGCAAATTCTGACGGAGTGGTAAGTAATTATGCTACTTTTGGAAGTTCAGATTTTAACGACGGAACATTTATAATGAGTGCCCCTTATGACAAAGGTCGTACGATGACACATGAAGTAGGTCACTGGTTAGGTCTTAGACATATTTGGGGAGATTCAGCTTGTGGTAATGACTACTGCGCTGACACGCCGACTGCTCACACCGCAAATTACAACTGTAATCCTAACATTGCAGATTGCGACGGGACTGGAGTTGAAATGGTTCAAAATTATATGGACTATACAAATGATACTTGTATGAACATCTTTACACAAGATCAAAAAGCGAGAATGGTTGCTGTTATGAACAATTCGGTAAGAAGAATGACTTTGAAGACTTCGACTAAAGATCAGCCAATTGCTTTATTTGCAACTGACGCTAAGTTGAAGTTAGACGAATCTTGTACTGCTGTTGCTAGCTGCGAAGTTGCGCCAGTTGCTGTAAAAGCTTATATTACAAATGTTGGAACATCGCCAATTACATCGGCGGTAATTACTTACACTTTTAATAACGGTGCTCCACAAACTTTTACCTTTACAGGAAATATCGCTCCAACAAACTCTACAATGGTATCATTACCATTTGAAGCAACAGATTCAGGAGTAGTAAATGCTACAATTACAACAGTAAATGGTACAACTGATCAAAGAATTACAAATAATACATCCGAAGGAATCTATTTACTACCTACAAGTCCAATCGCTTACGAAGTAAATAAAGTTCAGTTTAACTTAAAACGTGATAATTACGCGTCAGAAACTACTTGGAATTTAAAAAATGCTGCAGGTACTATCCTTTACAGTGGCGGACCATGGACAAATCAAAATAATCCACCGTTATTAACAGAAGAGTGGACTTTGCCTGCTGATGGTTGTTACGTTTTTACCATTAACGACTCATACGGTGATGGACTTATTGGATCAGGCTATTACAATATTAAAACTCTGACCGGACAGACGATAGCTGCTGGTGGACAATTTGGAAACAAGCAAACTAAAGTTTTTGCAACTGCAGAAGCATTAGGTACAAATAGTTTTGATGCTGCAAATACTATTCAACTATATCCTAATCCAACTAGAAATACGATGACAATTTCTGTCTCTCATTCTACTGAGACTCCAGATAACTATAGTATTTACAACACTATTGGACAGCAAATTTCTTCACAGAAAATTACATCAAATTCAGATTTGACAATTAATACAAGTGCACTTTCTACGGGAGTTTATTTTATTAAATTATCAAAAGGTACTGCAACTAAAACATTGCGTTTTATCAAAGAATAA
- a CDS encoding reprolysin-like metallopeptidase — protein sequence MKNKLLLTCIALLTFFAGFAQQLWRPTTQQRLQGMEKMERSSMVYTTTFFNLNLEQMKQKLQVAPARNSGITSNVIIDFPDANGKLKQFKIYEASVMHPILAAKYSDLQTYVGQGITNPNEVIRISTTLFGFHAMTFTDQGIEYIDPYTKDLQSYIVYRKQDVSSNITRECLVENTLSEAEMITIADNNKISDSKFRTYRLAMACTIEYAAFHVNAAGVNAGTLQQKKAAVLSAMVVSMERINGVYERELSLEMQLVPNNDEIIFITSDNFNNNNAQVLINQSQTVIDGIIGSANYDIGHTVSTGGGGLAQKPSVCTTSKARGITGSSAPVGDPFDIDYVAHEMGHQFGADHTFNGIGGSCSSGTRSPGFAVEPGSGSTIMAYAGICAPVNVQNNSDAYFHAVSLTQMVNHINNGGNCAAEISNGNLPPVVNAGANYTIPNGTAFVLKGTASDTNNATLTYAWEQTNNNISTQPPVSTATGGPNFRSIAPSLSGNRYMPRMQDVLANNLSPVWEVVPTVARTMNFALTVRDNEAQNGGQTARDNMSVIFSAVGPFKVTSHNTAQLVLPSNSAQTITWDVAGTTENNINTSMVNILLSTDNGETFTTILAENTPNDGSESVTLPNITAPNCRIMVQAVGNIYYALNESNIAIGPYTYEQVDICNDYVVEGPILVEENDVSYSGFVINVPDSFIISDVNINPVFTHPNVGELYFGIRPAAQTSGLIRMASGSCAGNANMDFVFDSQGQNIDCSNTTSGAPTKPQDTFNVMNGQQANGDWLFFMTDVMIDGDAGTLDQVTLTLCSTTTAPVLKTEDFGLNNFTIYPNPNSGAFTVSLNSDSGELVSVNVHDIQGRQILTKQIANTGNVSEVITLPNVQAGIYLVTVQDGNKKEVKRVIVQ from the coding sequence ATGAAAAACAAATTACTTTTAACGTGTATAGCTTTGTTAACCTTCTTTGCAGGGTTCGCGCAACAGCTTTGGCGCCCCACAACACAACAGCGTCTGCAAGGAATGGAAAAAATGGAAAGATCTTCAATGGTTTATACAACCACTTTTTTTAATTTGAATTTGGAACAGATGAAACAAAAACTTCAAGTTGCTCCAGCCCGAAATTCTGGAATTACTTCCAATGTTATCATTGACTTTCCAGATGCCAACGGAAAATTGAAGCAATTTAAAATTTACGAGGCATCAGTAATGCACCCTATACTTGCGGCAAAGTATAGTGATTTGCAGACATATGTAGGACAAGGAATAACAAATCCTAACGAGGTTATCCGGATTTCTACCACTTTATTTGGTTTTCATGCAATGACTTTTACAGATCAAGGGATTGAATATATTGATCCATATACCAAAGATTTGCAAAGTTATATTGTGTACAGAAAGCAGGATGTAAGCTCTAATATTACCAGAGAATGTCTTGTAGAAAACACTCTATCAGAAGCAGAAATGATTACTATCGCAGATAATAACAAAATAAGTGATAGTAAATTTAGAACTTATCGTCTAGCTATGGCATGTACCATCGAGTACGCGGCATTTCACGTCAATGCTGCGGGAGTCAATGCAGGTACATTGCAACAAAAAAAAGCAGCTGTACTCTCTGCAATGGTCGTGTCGATGGAACGTATTAATGGTGTATATGAGCGTGAATTGTCTCTGGAAATGCAACTTGTTCCAAACAATGACGAAATAATATTTATTACTTCTGATAACTTTAATAATAACAATGCTCAGGTTTTAATAAACCAAAGTCAAACCGTTATTGATGGAATTATTGGTTCTGCAAATTACGACATCGGACACACTGTAAGCACAGGCGGCGGCGGATTGGCTCAAAAGCCGAGTGTTTGTACAACGTCAAAAGCAAGAGGGATTACTGGATCATCTGCGCCGGTAGGAGATCCATTTGATATAGATTATGTTGCGCATGAAATGGGACATCAATTTGGTGCTGATCACACTTTTAATGGTATTGGTGGATCGTGCTCTTCAGGTACTAGATCGCCAGGATTTGCAGTGGAGCCAGGTAGTGGAAGTACCATCATGGCATATGCAGGAATTTGCGCCCCAGTGAATGTTCAAAATAATAGTGACGCCTATTTTCATGCAGTTAGTTTAACGCAAATGGTTAATCACATCAATAATGGTGGAAACTGTGCAGCAGAAATTTCTAATGGCAATTTACCGCCAGTAGTAAATGCAGGAGCTAATTACACAATTCCAAACGGAACTGCTTTCGTGCTGAAAGGTACCGCAAGCGATACCAACAATGCTACTCTTACGTACGCTTGGGAGCAAACTAATAATAATATTTCAACTCAACCACCAGTTTCTACAGCTACCGGCGGCCCTAATTTTAGATCTATCGCCCCTTCGCTTTCTGGAAATAGATACATGCCGCGTATGCAAGATGTCTTGGCTAATAATTTATCTCCTGTATGGGAAGTAGTTCCTACAGTGGCTAGAACAATGAATTTTGCATTGACGGTACGAGATAACGAAGCGCAAAATGGAGGGCAAACTGCTCGTGATAACATGAGTGTAATATTTTCGGCAGTTGGACCTTTTAAAGTTACTTCTCACAATACTGCGCAACTGGTATTGCCTTCCAACTCAGCACAGACGATTACTTGGGATGTTGCTGGAACAACAGAAAACAACATTAATACAAGTATGGTAAACATTTTACTATCTACAGATAACGGAGAAACATTTACGACAATTTTGGCCGAAAACACTCCGAATGATGGGTCGGAATCTGTAACTCTTCCAAATATTACTGCTCCAAATTGCAGGATTATGGTGCAAGCTGTAGGGAATATCTACTATGCGTTAAATGAAAGCAATATTGCAATTGGCCCATATACGTACGAACAAGTTGATATATGTAATGACTATGTAGTAGAAGGACCTATATTAGTTGAAGAAAATGATGTTTCATATTCAGGCTTTGTAATTAATGTGCCAGATAGCTTCATTATATCAGATGTAAATATTAATCCGGTATTTACGCATCCTAATGTTGGAGAATTATATTTCGGAATTAGACCAGCAGCTCAAACTAGTGGGTTGATAAGAATGGCATCTGGTTCATGTGCCGGAAATGCTAATATGGATTTTGTGTTTGATAGTCAAGGTCAAAATATTGATTGTTCTAATACAACTAGTGGAGCTCCAACAAAACCTCAAGACACCTTTAACGTAATGAATGGGCAACAGGCTAATGGCGATTGGCTTTTCTTTATGACCGACGTTATGATTGATGGTGATGCTGGAACTTTAGATCAAGTAACTTTAACTTTATGTTCGACTACCACAGCGCCTGTATTAAAAACTGAAGACTTTGGATTGAATAATTTCACGATTTATCCAAATCCAAATTCAGGAGCGTTTACTGTATCATTGAATTCTGATAGTGGCGAATTAGTTTCTGTTAATGTGCACGATATCCAAGGTAGACAGATTTTAACCAAGCAGATTGCTAATACAGGAAATGTCAGCGAAGTTATCACATTGCCTAACGTTCAAGCCGGAATTTACCTTGTAACAGTTCAGGATGGAAATAAAAAAGAAGTGAAAAGAGTTATTGTTCAATAA
- the pth gene encoding aminoacyl-tRNA hydrolase: MKKFLIVGLGNIGADYVNTRHNIGFKIVDYIASQENTSFETVRLGALAKFSVKGRQILLLKPNTFMNLSGKAVAYWMEKENIPLENLLIITDDLNLSFGTIRIKPKGSDGGHNGLKSIQQTLGGSVYPRFRFGISDAFKKGQQVDYVLGEWSEEEKTALKERYEVSAEIVKTFALSGIEIAMTSFNGK; the protein is encoded by the coding sequence ATGAAGAAATTTTTAATTGTCGGCCTCGGAAACATCGGTGCCGATTACGTAAATACACGTCATAATATAGGATTCAAAATCGTAGACTATATTGCATCTCAAGAAAACACATCTTTTGAAACTGTCAGACTTGGTGCTCTTGCAAAATTCAGCGTTAAAGGAAGACAAATATTGTTGTTGAAGCCTAACACTTTTATGAACCTCAGCGGAAAAGCGGTAGCCTATTGGATGGAGAAAGAAAATATTCCTTTAGAAAATTTACTGATTATCACAGACGACCTCAACTTATCGTTTGGTACAATCCGTATTAAACCGAAAGGTAGCGATGGCGGCCACAATGGACTCAAAAGTATTCAGCAGACCCTTGGAGGCTCAGTCTATCCACGATTCAGATTCGGAATTAGCGATGCATTTAAAAAAGGACAACAAGTAGACTACGTATTAGGAGAATGGTCAGAGGAAGAAAAAACAGCTCTCAAAGAGCGATACGAAGTAAGTGCCGAAATCGTAAAAACTTTCGCCTTGAGCGGTATCGAAATTGCAATGACTTCTTTTAATGGTAAATAG
- a CDS encoding 50S ribosomal protein L25/general stress protein Ctc, which yields MKAITIKGSERESVGKVATKALRNAGLVPCVLYGGNQTVHFSAEVAAFRNLIYTPNAHTVAIDLGENKYEAVLQDLQVHPVSDQILHVDFFQLFDDKEVTIEIPVKITGTSPGVLGGGILTLNTRKLKVKALPKNLPDVIEANISELQMGNKLYVTKLASDNYKLLHPDNTVVAQVRISRAAMKAAQEAAKAAKATPAKGKKK from the coding sequence ATGAAAGCGATTACAATTAAAGGATCAGAAAGAGAAAGCGTGGGCAAAGTAGCAACTAAAGCCTTACGTAATGCTGGATTGGTTCCTTGCGTATTATACGGAGGAAATCAAACTGTGCACTTCTCAGCAGAGGTTGCGGCATTCAGAAATTTGATTTACACACCAAATGCGCATACAGTTGCAATTGATTTAGGTGAAAACAAATATGAGGCAGTATTGCAAGATTTACAGGTACATCCTGTTTCAGACCAAATTCTACACGTAGATTTCTTCCAGTTATTTGATGACAAGGAAGTAACTATCGAGATCCCAGTAAAAATTACAGGAACTTCTCCAGGTGTATTAGGTGGTGGTATTCTTACATTGAATACTCGAAAATTGAAAGTTAAAGCACTTCCAAAAAATCTTCCAGATGTTATAGAAGCAAATATTTCTGAGCTTCAAATGGGTAACAAACTTTACGTTACCAAATTAGCGTCAGATAATTACAAACTTCTGCACCCAGACAACACTGTTGTTGCACAAGTAAGAATCTCTCGTGCGGCTATGAAAGCAGCTCAAGAAGCAGCAAAAGCAGCAAAAGCAACTCCTGCAAAAGGAAAGAAAAAATAA
- a CDS encoding ribose-phosphate pyrophosphokinase, with protein MQHQEPEAKIFACSKSVYLAEKIAQEYGIPLGKVTFSVYSDGEFQPSYEESIRGLRVFIVCSTFPNADNLMELLLMIDAAKRASARHITAVIPYFGWARQDRKDKPRVPIGAKLVANLLQAAGATRVMTMDLHADQIQGFFEKPVDHLFASTIFLPYVKSLNLENLTIASPDMGGSKRAYAYSKFLESDVVICYKQRKVANIIDTMELIGDVKGRNVILVDDMIDTGGTLAKAADLMIEKGALSVRAICTHPLLSGDAYEKIENSKLTELIVTDSIPLRKSTPKIRVVSCAPLFAEVMQMVQHNNSISGKFLM; from the coding sequence ATGCAACACCAAGAGCCAGAAGCAAAGATTTTTGCCTGTTCGAAAAGTGTATATCTAGCAGAAAAGATTGCCCAAGAATACGGCATTCCACTAGGTAAAGTAACTTTCTCCGTTTATAGTGATGGTGAATTCCAGCCTTCTTACGAAGAGTCTATCCGAGGGTTACGTGTTTTTATAGTATGCTCTACGTTTCCTAATGCAGACAATTTGATGGAATTACTCCTAATGATTGACGCTGCAAAACGTGCATCAGCCAGACATATTACTGCGGTAATACCATATTTTGGTTGGGCTCGTCAGGATCGTAAAGACAAACCACGTGTGCCAATTGGAGCAAAACTCGTAGCAAATTTGCTGCAAGCAGCTGGAGCAACTCGTGTAATGACCATGGATCTGCACGCAGACCAAATACAAGGATTCTTTGAGAAACCAGTAGATCATCTTTTTGCGTCTACAATCTTTTTGCCTTATGTAAAGAGTCTAAATCTTGAGAATCTAACAATTGCCTCACCAGATATGGGAGGTTCAAAAAGAGCTTACGCATACTCAAAATTCCTAGAATCAGATGTAGTAATCTGCTACAAACAACGTAAAGTTGCCAATATCATCGATACAATGGAACTTATCGGAGATGTAAAAGGTCGCAACGTGATTCTTGTAGACGATATGATTGATACAGGTGGTACGCTTGCAAAAGCTGCCGACTTGATGATAGAAAAAGGTGCTTTAAGCGTTCGTGCAATTTGTACACATCCCCTATTATCGGGCGATGCTTACGAGAAAATCGAAAACTCAAAGTTAACCGAGTTGATCGTAACAGATTCAATTCCGTTGCGCAAATCAACACCAAAAATTCGCGTAGTAAGCTGTGCGCCATTATTTGCCGAAGTTATGCAAATGGTTCAGCACAACAATTCTATCAGCGGAAAATTCCTAATGTAA
- a CDS encoding virulence RhuM family protein gives MSDLIPNEKSFVLYTAPDGVVRLDVLLRDETVWLSQKFMALLFECSTDNISLHLKNIFEINELQENSVTEVFSATAADGKNYKTKHYNLDAIISVGYRVNSIKAVQFRIWATQTLKEYIIKGFVMNDERLKQGTTTFGKDYFRELLDRVRSIRTSERRIYQQITDIFAECSIDYDPKAEVTKKFYATVQNKFHFAITGNTAAEIIYKKANSQSPNMGLSTWKNSPEGRILKSDTEIAKNYLEEKEIKQLERTVSGYFDYIENLIERKNTFTMITLAESVNKFLSFNEYEVLEGLGKISHLQAVAKASGEYDTFNKTQKIISDFDKLLRDMNQGKE, from the coding sequence ATGAGTGATTTAATTCCAAATGAGAAAAGTTTTGTTTTATATACTGCCCCTGATGGTGTAGTTCGACTTGACGTTTTATTGCGAGATGAAACAGTTTGGCTATCGCAGAAATTTATGGCATTACTTTTCGAATGTTCTACAGATAATATTTCATTACATCTAAAAAACATTTTTGAAATCAATGAATTGCAGGAAAATTCAGTTACCGAGGTTTTCTCGGCAACTGCCGCTGACGGTAAAAATTACAAAACAAAACATTACAATCTCGATGCTATAATATCGGTAGGATACAGAGTTAATTCAATAAAAGCTGTACAATTCCGAATCTGGGCTACGCAAACTTTGAAAGAATACATCATTAAAGGCTTTGTGATGAATGACGAGCGCTTAAAGCAAGGAACAACTACTTTCGGCAAAGATTACTTTCGAGAGCTTCTGGATAGAGTTCGCTCTATCCGTACTAGTGAACGTAGAATATACCAGCAAATTACAGACATTTTTGCGGAATGTAGCATCGATTATGATCCGAAAGCGGAGGTAACAAAAAAGTTTTACGCAACCGTTCAGAATAAATTTCACTTCGCAATCACGGGCAATACAGCAGCAGAGATAATTTACAAAAAAGCAAACAGTCAATCTCCAAATATGGGATTAAGTACTTGGAAAAATTCGCCAGAAGGCAGAATTCTGAAATCCGACACTGAAATTGCTAAAAATTATTTGGAAGAAAAGGAAATTAAGCAATTGGAGCGCACCGTATCAGGCTATTTTGATTATATCGAAAATCTGATAGAACGCAAGAATACTTTTACAATGATAACTTTAGCCGAAAGCGTCAATAAATTTCTGAGCTTTAATGAATACGAAGTTTTAGAAGGACTTGGAAAAATCTCCCATTTACAAGCTGTGGCTAAAGCGTCAGGCGAATATGATACTTTTAATAAAACTCAAAAGATTATTTCGGACTTTGATAAATTGTTGAGAGATATGAATCAAGGAAAAGAGTGA